A single region of the Syngnathus typhle isolate RoL2023-S1 ecotype Sweden unplaced genomic scaffold, RoL_Styp_1.0 HiC_scaffold_27, whole genome shotgun sequence genome encodes:
- the LOC133147039 gene encoding zinc finger BED domain-containing protein 5-like: MVSVMLDDASAAKLKTIPLSNDTVARRIDDIANDLQEQLVDKLKDKRFALQFDEATDSNKDCLFIAYVRFDLSNSLCEDLLFCKYVRDRATAEELFKILDSFLTENGLKWENCIGACSDGAQTMAGKRKGLRALIKTASPHAEWTHCIIHREALATRRLSPELSEVMTDIIGVVNFIKTRPLKTRVFSAICEEMGAEHQAVLYHSEARWLSRGKVLSRVFELREQIRVFLKQEHKYEVAEKFCDQKFLGKLAYLSDIFEKLNELNLQLQGKDKHLPQVTDKISAFTRKLAMWGRQLDEGNIDSFENLHEFVDTNDYDATSVIPHIKQHISSLMGFFKKYFPENSSQYDWVRDPFSAPAPTGFSSAEEEQFIDMTSDSTLRLRFTSQTLSAFWLSVERQYPLLGEKAMSILLPFATSYLCEIGFSAVAALKTKYRSQLNIEQELRVAVSCFEPRFEKLCTAKRAHCSH, from the coding sequence ATGGTCTCTGTCATGCTGGACGACGCCAGTGCAGCAAAACTAAAAACTATCCCTCTGTCCAATGACACTGTCGCCAGACGTATAGATGACATCGCTAACGATCTTCAAGAACAGCTGGTAGATAAACTCAAAGACAAACGTTTTGCCTTACAGTTTGATGAAGCAACTGACAGCAACAAAGACTGTCTGTTTATTGCTTATGTACGTTTTGACTTGTCAAACTCCCTGTGTGAGGATCtacttttttgtaaatatgtcAGAGACAGAGCCACAGCTGAAGAGCTCTTCAAAATTCTGGACTCCTTTTTGACTGAGAATGGGCTAAAGTGGGAGAACTGCATTGGTGCCTGCAGTGATGGTGCACAAACCATGGCAGGGAAGAGAAAAGGACTTCGGGCACTCATCAAGACAGCCTCACCTCATGCTGAGTGGACACACTGTATTATACACAGAGAAGCACTTGCAACCAGGCGACTTTCCCCTGAATTAAGTGAGGTTATGACTGACATCATAGGTGTAGTCAATTTTATAAAGACCAGACCACTAAAAACAAGAGTCTTCTCTGCCATCTGTGAGGAGATGGGAGCTGaacatcaagctgtgctctatCACAGTGAAGCAAGGTGGTTGTCACGAGGAAAAGTCTTGTCCCGAGTTTTTGAGCTCAGAGAGCAAATAAGGGTGTTTTTGAAGCAGGAGCACAAGTATGAAGTGGCAGAAAAATTTTGTGATCAGAAGTTCCTGGGAAAACTGGCCTACCTGAGTGACATATTTGAAAAGCTAAATGAACTGAATCTGCAGCTTCAGGGGAAAGATAAACACCTCCCTCAGGTCACAGACAAGATTAGCGCTTTCACCCGAAAGCTTGCAATGTGGGGCAGGCAACTTGATGAAGGAAACATCGATTCATTTGAGAACCTGCATGAATTTGTGGACACCAATGACTATGATGCTACCTCAGTGATTCCACACATTAAGCAGCACATTTCTTCACTGATGGGATTCTTTAAAAAGTACTTCCCTGAAAACAGTTCCCAGTATGACTGGGTGAGAGACCCTTTCAGTGCACCAGCTCCAACTGGTTTCAGCTCTGCAGAAGAGGAGCAGTTCATTGACATGACGTCTGACTCCACATTGAGACTGAGGTTTACATCACAGACACTCAGTGCATTCTGGCTGAGTGTAGAGAGGCAGTATCCACTCTTAGGGGAGAAAGCTATGAGCATTCTGCTTCCTTTTGCAACATCTTACCTTTGTGAGATTGGCTTCTCTGCTGTTGCTGCACTGAAGACCAAGTACAGGTCCCAGCTAAACATTGAGCAGGAGCTGAGAGTTGCAGTATCATGCTTCGAACCTCGCTTCGAAAAGCTGTGCACTGCAAAACGTGCTCATTGTAGCCATTAA